ttttttccgaAATTCCACCAGTTTCCGCGGGCCCCAGACAGTGGGGGCTAATAGACATGCTTTAAGAAAATAAGGCATTTTTTGAGAACATTCTGTTTCAGTGGCAACATAAGTGAAATAACTTTAACAGGCTGTGTTCGAGcgaaaagaaagcaaaatagATGCAGAAATCTGAGTGTAGATGCCATGTGGGGGCATCAGTGACACCTTTTGAAATGATTtttctattgtgtgtgtgtgcaccaaagggagagagagaaaagtgaatgTTTACATCCCTTCACCTGTTTGAGATATGAGATACCGCTTCCATTCCTCAACTTCATTGCATGCATTGTTATTGCTTTCCCCTCCTTTGAATACAGCACATCCCATTAGAAACAGATTGAACGGGGCTGTAGAAAGGCCACTTCATCCTTGTGGGACCTGTGTGTCGGCATAGAAAACAGATCTTTTGTGTATCTTGCCCTCTAATCAAAAATACTGAGGGAATTAAAAATGGCTTTCTCCACACTGTCGCTCTCACTGACGAATCCGTATCGTGTCAAACTCTTTCCGGTGAAAAGCTAGGCACATCAAGAGACCTTTGCGATGATATGTTAGGTATTTTCACTCAAAGCTGAGCTATCTCTGTTACAGTTAAGGTGTTGAGTGCCACTGCTGTTTTAATCACCATTATTTCTGTCATGATTTCATGGCTAGTGCgctgttcattattttctgcGAGGATCTCTGCTGTAAAAGGTCAGCAGTGACCCTTCTTGACAAGCAAATGTACAGCAGCTCTATGGAGCACGCTTGCAACACATCAAACAGGCACACAACTGCAACATGTTGATTGGGGTGAAGGGTTAACATGTTAACGTGTTGTTCTTGCTCCGCCACTGCAACATTAGCCTATTAATATCCTCTTCAAGCACGAATTATAATTAACTACAATTCAACCTTTGCTGGTCCAGTCTTATTCATCATAACAATGGCGCCTTGTCAAGCAGTCTGACTTGTTTGGACCAGAACAGCACACGTCGTCCTTTATCTCAAAAGAATACACCATGACTATAGCAGATCATCCGGTTAGTGAAGCGAAAAGAAGCCCCATAACAGTGCATGTGTCCATAACAGATTGTGGACACATGGATGGTGCTCCATGCTCGCTCTTTAGCATATGCTCGGTGGTAGTGGCTGACTTGTAGTGCCCTCAAAGTGAGAGAATGAGAACTTTAAGTGGATCTTGGGCGAAATGGTGACTAATTTTAATTGACATACAGCCAAATCAAAGAAGGGAATTTTATATGAGAAAGTGACAAGAATTACACAAAAGAATCAgagaaaaagtatttattttgaaatgctCTATATATtcctttacatttacatttacatacacagcTCATAAAGAAACTACACTGTGGTCATGATATTCCATTTTTAGAACTTAACTAGGCAAACTTGGTTTTGCAGTTTCCTGAATGCAATCATATGCTGCAATCCTGCTTTAGCAATGTATGTTCAATTGCAACATTCAGTGCCAATTCTAATAATAGTTGTGTGATGTTTGTTCAGTGTAGTATGAAATAAGGGAGTGACAGTTTGATTGGTGCATTTGCACATCAGCATTTTGATTCAGCTGCCTGGGGTTTCTGtcacatatttaatttatacaAAACAGCTGCATATGAACTGAATTTGTGAGTTGTGCTGTTTCACATATCACATAGCCGTCTGGTAGACATTACTTTCAGTTGACAAGGATGTGGTCAGTGGTAGCATTTGCAACGAGCAGTTAATATTTGTCATGTTAATCGTAAAAACATGCTGTTTTAAGAGTTGGTCTCTGTGTAAATCACCTTATAACAACCCGAAGAGTTGCATCAATCTAACCCAAGCTTGTTACCATTTTTCTGGACATTTTAGCACAGGAAGATGACTTCCCCATTCTTAATCCAGCTAAAGCAGCTCACTTGTTCTCAGAAGTTCTCACATAACATGTATCTATAAACTCTGGCATGTTCCAGGGTCCAGCAGTGAGCCCTCCGAATCATTCAGGCCCCCCATAAATGCACCCCTGCCCTCAGTGTCGCAGTTCATTCTCTGGGGGATTGTGCCGTGGCAATGCCTGATTTACTATATAATAATTTTTTGAAATTGAGTTTCAGTGTTGCAAGTTAAGAACTGAATGGTTAACTTTTCCTCCTCTAAAAATAGCATGCATGCTTCCTTGTTTCCACCAAGCATTCATTGGTACATGGAAACAATACCAGaacaattttgtttatttgctccCTGAGGATTATATCAGAGTCTTTGGAAGGAAATGCGAGGCTCACAAAGAACTATTATAAGTAGTTTTAATGGCAGTTCTCTGCAGTGGATAATTTAGCCTGACCTCTTGACCTCCTCTCTATATGAAATCTAGTGAAATCATGTTTTACAATATTATTTGCCTATATAGTTTCCTGCTTCAAGAGAAAATATCATATTGAAGCTTTAATAATTAATCCATGTAAGTGTGAATAATCATTTATACTTTCATATTAATTGCTCCCTCCCTGCTCAGAAAAACTAAAAGTAATAATGAAAGCGTCACATATGGGATGTGGTGGTTACCATGTCGACATGTTTTAGTATTTTCATGACATGTGTTGTGTCTAAAATAGATTGTGGAGCGGTTCTCAGCTGTTAAAGTCTAATTAGGCTATCTaatgagttttatttattcatgttgttgttgttttttttgcaatacTTTTGGTTGATGTCAGAATTTGCTGGTCTGCTGCATATCAGTGTCCTATGTGTGCATAGTGAATGGGCTCATGTGTGAATGCATGGGTGTGTTTGTAAGGATTCATCTACCCCAGCTCTTTTAACAAGTCCTGAAATAATAATGAGAACATTGGTTGCTTCTGAGTGGGGCATGAGGGGGGAAGGAAGAGGCTGTGCAGATAGAAATAGTGAAGAAATGGAAGAGAAATTGAACCAAAATGCTGAGATAGATACAATGAGAACTCAATACCTCACACCTAGAATGAAACTTTCTGTGGGTTTTCTGTCTGAAATagatgggattttttttttcaaaagaggTGTCTAGAATGTGCATATACTAAGAGCCAGGAGGAGCATTCATATCTTGAAGTACAATGACAGTGATATTTCACAGTTCATGGATGTCTGTATATGTcctctttgtgtgtgaaatCCCTCTAAAGCCACTCCGCATTCACATATTCCCCCTCTGCTTTCTCATTCACATTTATGACctcttttcactcttttataCACACTTtctgatagaaaaaaaaaagtagaagaacACAAACTTCTGTGCATCTCATACTCAAGCCCCTTGAGGTGCTGCAGGGCCGGCTGGGAGTTGAAGTGGTCTGAGTGAGCCTGAATGTTTTTTGATTGCAGCTGGTCACTCTTCAGAGAGATCAGATTAAATGCTGTGAAGCCAATATGAGCTCGGCCTGTTGTCCTCAAGATGGATAACCCAGCCTGGCCTCTCATCGCCTCTCTATATAAAGCCGCAATAAATGCCACGCTGCTTTTACTGAGTACTTAACTATTACTGTAAGTGTGATCGTGACGTGATCTTACTgctcctgatttttttttgccttcatttTCAGATAGAGCTATGTAAAATGCCATTTTTCTTGATGCAGCTGCTGTAACATCTATTTAAAAAAGGATCCTATTAATTCTAAAGGTGCACCTGCTATTGCATTAATGTATTCGCTTAAGTAAAGATCAGATCTGATTAGATCTGAAGGCAGAGATGGATCAGACAACATTTCACAATCTGATTTAAgttaaaaattacaaaataaatcacCCTTTGGAGATTGGCATAGGTGTTCATACAGTGAGTAATAATGAAATTATATGTTTAAAGAGTTAAACACAATATTGGAAGAAAAGAATCCTTTCAAACATGATTTTCTGATCCCTAATCTATCAAAAAGATTTAAGCAGTTTCAGGATGATATGCATCATGTTGATTAACAGATGACAAGGCTTAATGTGGtcagtttaatgttttaattccaTGCTGCAATTCAAACTTCTTTTGGTACAAAATAATTCATGCAGCATCAGTGATTTCAAAAGTGCAAAACGGGTCCAGAAATCACTTTACAGATCAATTAGCGAGCATGCCAAACATGACCAGAATCACTCCATAAAGCTGTGTTGTTGAGTTTGTTGAAAAACATGCAAGATTTCAGTAGAGTGTATTTACCAAATGAGACCAAGAAAAATACTTTGTATAGAGAATACCCACATATCCATCACGTCCACAGAGTTCACTAGCAGACGTGGAACTATAAGAATTCACAATCATGCTTTTTGACAGctttaaaaaacattcattaacaattattttaaatgaacagaaacataaataaaataactgaacAAAAGATGAGGTAACAGCTTGTAAACATTTTCGTCACTTTGTTCAAGTTGGCAATattgaattcactcaaaagaaTCAACAGATCGGCCCACGTGTAAACAACTGTCCGTCTTTTACGCACAAGCTTTACGCACAAACATTGGTCGCTGGACTACTTTCCTGTAGTCATTTTTCGGAAGGAAATGTGAAGTTTTTGCATATCTTTCCTCGCTAAGACACACAGAGAGCGTCTTTTTTATAGGTACATGCAGATGCAGATGCAGATCTGCGGTTGTAAACGCGAATTAGATCCCCACACCGGATCTCCGCTTCAGTTCTCCACAGTACCAGCTCAACCATGCTCTAGCTGAGCCCGATCATGACCGTCTCCACGTCTTTGGAGGGTCGCCGATCCTTCACTAGGAAGTTAATCATGCTCTCCGACTTGATCATCAGGTTGCACCCGAGGAAAAATATACCGAACACAACAGTGAGcgacaaaacacacagcaccGCGATTTGCACCACACGCATGACGAAGAGTTTGCGCTCGTCCTGCAGCAGCACCAGCGAGCCGCCACCGTCGCCGGTCACTACGTTGTCGGTGCCATTGCCGGAGTACGTTGCCAGAGTTCCGACTAGGGTCTGACTCCCGTTAAACAGTGCGCCCTGGGTCACGCCGAAGAAAGAGACGTTCATGTCTCCTTGCGGGTTATCAGCGATAAAACACGCGACTCCGCTTGACAGGCACACAGTCTCACCACAAAACCTGGACTCCAAGCAAAACTTTGCGTCATGTGACTGTTCAGGcaaaaataagaagaagaagacgaaaaATAACACGCTTTAAAAGTCCAGGTCTACAGGCAAACATCGAGTTTTGTCACAGCTTCAGTGCGTAATGACCACATCCACATCACCGAACTGTTTGCTGCAGTCAAACAACGTCGCATCAGGTGCAACCAAAAGTAAGTTTCTTCAACTTAGAGTCAACGGTTTTCTGACTTTAAGTGAGTGTTCTTAGACACTGCGCAAGGTGCAAAATACGGTGTAATAAGAGACAGTCCCTGTGCTCCTGGGCTCGCCTGCGAGCGCTTCTTTTGTGCCAAGTCTCTGGTGCGTTTTAAAGTGATGATGAGTTCCCTGTGGACCACATCACCACTCCTCACCAGGGGAGGTAGTCAGGTGGCCTCAGACAACGCGCTTCTCTTCTGAtgtacaaagaaagaaagaaagaatctCTCATTTTAGCAAGTCTTGATGTTATTCAGTGTAGCAACTTGTCTTTCTTGTCACATGAGTGAAATTAATCTATGATTTTTATATTAGATGCACATTCTGGTCTCATtgatttcttccttttttatatCTGGAGTAGAGTGTTAATAACCTTTTTTTCTGGAAATAAGATCTTTCCCAAACAAAAGATTCAACaagtgtatttgtatttcaaACAAGTGGTACTTCCTGTCAAAGTCCCTTACTTAAAGAAAATTAGTTTTCAAGAATGTATGAAGTTAAACGGCTCATaaacattgacattttgaagTGTGCTCTTGTGTAGACCTCATTTCTGCACATCAATAATGCCTGAAAGACTCAGCATTATGGATTCAGACATACATTAACTTCAAAGGTTTCTCTTGAAAGTGTTCAAacccgaagatattcagttcagtttggaTCAATGTGAGTGGCAGATTGTTATCCGCactgaaaaacaataaagaaaacttTGAGAGGTATTTATTGAGTTTAACGCTCATTGCCGAGGAAACTGTCACCGTGACTTAGGAGCCTTGAGAAAGAGACCAATATAGGCACAGCGAGCTATAAGTTGGAAATGAGGACATGAATTAATAAACTATGATTGAACCATGGCAAATATTTATCAGAAATATTGGCTCCCCTGCTTTCACTGCGCCTGCTGTTTCCTTTCCCAGGCAGCGGCTGAAATGAATCCCCCATGAACAGCAGAcagctctgtgtttttattggaaTGTGTTATTCAAATATTACTTTGTCTTTCAAGTGTTGTCTGTAACTATTTCAGCTGTCCGGGACAAAAGCATATAAGTAAAGTAGAGGTGAAATCCCTGCAACCTGATCTGTAAAG
The genomic region above belongs to Thunnus albacares chromosome 17, fThuAlb1.1, whole genome shotgun sequence and contains:
- the rprml gene encoding reprimo-like protein; amino-acid sequence: MNVSFFGVTQGALFNGSQTLVGTLATYSGNGTDNVVTGDGGGSLVLLQDERKLFVMRVVQIAVLCVLSLTVVFGIFFLGCNLMIKSESMINFLVKDRRPSKDVETVMIGLS